The Haloplanus sp. CK5-1 genome contains a region encoding:
- the srp19 gene encoding signal recognition particle subunit SRP19, with amino-acid sequence MVENVIWPAYLDAAKSRSEGRRVPTGEAVDDPTVDEIAEAAQQVGYDAVIERDKTYSREYEPRGRVLIKGADDSSKNDLVQAIAAYVGILRD; translated from the coding sequence ATGGTCGAGAACGTCATCTGGCCCGCCTATCTGGACGCGGCGAAGAGTCGCTCCGAGGGGCGGCGGGTCCCAACCGGCGAGGCCGTCGACGACCCGACGGTCGACGAAATCGCCGAGGCCGCCCAGCAAGTCGGCTACGACGCGGTGATCGAACGCGACAAAACCTACTCCCGAGAGTACGAACCCCGTGGGCGCGTACTCATCAAGGGCGCCGACGACTCCTCGAAGAACGACCTCGTCCAGGCCATCGCGGCCTACGTGGGGATCCTCCGGGACTGA
- the btuC gene encoding vitamin B12 ABC transporter permease BtuC: protein MRLSVRTGAWIGGLLGAFVAVTLVSSTIGPVRIGVGSVADIALSALPGLATDAPASHRTIVLSIRLPRIALGAVVGFALASAGTVMQGFFRNPMADPSIVGVSAGAAAGAVAAIVAPVAIPFALPVAAFAGALCAAFGVYLLASEGGRTPVETLLLAGVAVQTFLGAVVSFLLVSAGRDIREAIYWLMGHLQHSTWTEAGVAGAVVLPGFLALLAYAHDLNVLLLGEEDAHSLGIEVERTKRLLLAVASLLTAAAVAVAGVIGFVGLIVPHVMRLLVGPDHRILLPTSALAGASFLVATDTVARAGAAELPVGIVTAAIGAPFFLYLLRNREVHTP from the coding sequence ATGAGACTGAGCGTCCGCACGGGCGCGTGGATCGGCGGGTTGCTCGGCGCGTTCGTCGCCGTGACCCTCGTCAGTTCCACGATCGGACCGGTCCGCATCGGCGTCGGGAGCGTCGCCGATATCGCGCTGTCGGCGCTGCCCGGCCTCGCGACCGACGCGCCCGCGAGCCACCGGACCATCGTCCTCTCGATCCGCCTCCCCCGGATCGCCCTCGGCGCGGTCGTCGGCTTCGCGCTCGCGTCCGCGGGGACGGTGATGCAGGGGTTCTTCCGGAACCCGATGGCCGACCCCTCCATCGTCGGCGTCTCGGCTGGCGCGGCGGCCGGCGCGGTCGCGGCCATCGTCGCCCCGGTGGCGATCCCCTTTGCACTCCCGGTCGCCGCCTTCGCCGGCGCGCTCTGTGCCGCCTTCGGCGTCTACCTCCTCGCCTCGGAGGGCGGGCGGACACCCGTCGAGACGCTCCTGCTCGCGGGGGTGGCGGTCCAGACGTTCCTCGGCGCGGTCGTCTCCTTCCTGCTCGTCAGCGCGGGCCGGGACATCCGCGAGGCGATCTACTGGCTGATGGGCCACCTCCAACACAGCACGTGGACCGAGGCGGGTGTCGCCGGCGCCGTCGTCCTCCCCGGCTTCCTCGCCTTGCTCGCGTACGCGCACGATCTGAACGTCCTCCTGCTGGGCGAGGAGGACGCCCACTCGCTCGGCATCGAGGTCGAACGAACGAAGCGGCTCCTTCTCGCTGTCGCCAGCCTCCTGACCGCGGCCGCCGTCGCCGTCGCGGGCGTCATTGGCTTCGTCGGCCTGATCGTCCCGCACGTCATGCGACTGCTCGTCGGCCCGGATCACCGCATCCTCCTGCCGACGAGCGCGCTGGCGGGGGCCTCCTTCCTCGTGGCGACCGACACCGTCGCCCGTGCGGG
- a CDS encoding PGF-CTERM-anchored ABC transporter substrate-binding protein, giving the protein MHPARTLAALGLIALLLVGAVAPAGAGHGDTDSDPSSADTCSFPVTRTDATGTEVTLSEPPERIATLSPSAAQTIWEIGARDRVVGVSEFAGYLEETESLPVVNTASGGIQSERLIELDPDLVVAPGTISADAVSTLRDRGLTVFALESPSSIEGVADDTTLLGRLTGECAGAAETNAWMRANVEAVRDAVADEPRPTALYVFSDGWTVGGDTFVGDVLATAGTRNVVGDTVSGYAQVSDEVVRDRDPQWIVHNDRDGVPDATAYRETTAVREGQTVEVDVNYLNQPAPRSIVRAVRAVATGVHPDAVDESSYVPRSAVDGSVGTAEPTAQPATETPTATTSGDAPGFGVVAAAVAFLLTVAAATRRRHRR; this is encoded by the coding sequence ATGCACCCAGCACGAACCCTCGCCGCTCTCGGCTTGATCGCACTCCTCCTCGTCGGCGCCGTGGCTCCCGCCGGCGCGGGCCACGGCGACACCGACTCGGACCCATCGTCCGCGGACACGTGCTCGTTCCCCGTCACGCGGACCGACGCCACCGGGACCGAGGTCACACTCTCCGAACCACCCGAGCGGATCGCCACGCTCAGTCCCAGCGCAGCCCAGACGATCTGGGAGATCGGCGCCCGCGACCGGGTCGTCGGCGTCTCCGAGTTCGCGGGCTATCTGGAGGAGACCGAGTCGCTGCCGGTCGTCAACACGGCGTCGGGCGGGATCCAGTCCGAGCGGTTGATCGAACTCGACCCGGACCTCGTGGTCGCACCGGGCACCATCTCCGCCGACGCCGTCTCGACGCTCCGCGACCGAGGGTTGACCGTCTTCGCCCTCGAGAGTCCGTCGAGCATCGAGGGTGTCGCCGACGACACGACGCTCCTCGGCCGACTCACCGGCGAGTGTGCCGGGGCCGCCGAGACGAACGCCTGGATGCGCGCGAACGTCGAGGCCGTCCGCGACGCCGTCGCCGACGAGCCCCGTCCGACCGCCCTGTACGTCTTTTCCGACGGCTGGACCGTCGGCGGGGACACCTTCGTCGGCGACGTCCTGGCGACCGCTGGGACGCGGAACGTCGTCGGCGACACCGTCTCGGGCTACGCGCAGGTCAGCGACGAGGTGGTTCGCGACCGTGATCCCCAGTGGATCGTCCACAACGACCGCGACGGTGTCCCCGACGCCACCGCCTACCGCGAGACGACCGCGGTCCGGGAGGGACAGACCGTCGAGGTGGACGTGAACTACCTCAACCAGCCGGCACCACGGAGCATCGTCCGCGCCGTCCGCGCCGTCGCGACGGGCGTCCACCCCGACGCGGTCGACGAGTCGAGCTACGTCCCGCGGTCGGCGGTCGACGGGTCGGTGGGGACGGCCGAACCGACGGCACAACCGGCGACCGAGACGCCGACTGCCACCACCTCCGGCGACGCACCCGGGTTCGGCGTCGTCGCCGCCGCCGTCGCGTTCCTCCTCACCGTCGCCGCCGCCACGCGCCGGCGACACCGGCGCTGA